One Synergistaceae bacterium genomic window, TCCTCGCCCGCGTGGGAGAGAGGAAAAAATAACATCACGTACGACATTGAGGCTCAGAGAGGCGAAATCCCCGCGGTCGTTACCGGTATTAAGCGTCTTTTTTCAGTACGCGGTTACGCGATTCGCTATAGGTTATACTAAAGCTGGGCTGATTAGCCAAACCCAAAAGGTTAAAGCGTTGTTGAGGTGAGAAAATGGGCGAACTGGTTAAAACCGACGGAAACGGCCTTGTCCATCTGCTTCACGACAAAGGCGGAAACGTTGTTATTCCAAAACCTTTTGAGCGGGATATCTTCCTGTTCGACACTCACGTGGCCGGTACAAGTCACGTAGAGGGCATTAAGGAACTGGAGCCTTATTTGAACGTGGACGACAAACTCGACTTTTTTCGGGAGCCGGATAATCCGCACGACAAAAGGG contains:
- a CDS encoding HIRAN domain-containing protein, which encodes MGELVKTDGNGLVHLLHDKGGNVVIPKPFERDIFLFDTHVAGTSHVEGIKELEPYLNVDDKLDFFREPDNPHDKRAIVVKNADGVKIGYVPKADNVIFSRLMDAGKLLFGRITSRKMQGKWLKIDIRVFLHE